The region ACCTTCGCTTTTTGTCTCATCACTCTTTTCGTTACTGAAGACGTGCTATAACATACAAAATATGATGATTTATTCGCAAGCACGATTTTAAAACTTTTAAAAATTTTTCATCGCGAGGAATATTGCGATCCCTCCGAGGTACCCTAAAAAGGCCGGAATAGTCGCCTTTTTCATGTATTGAATAAAGTCCATTTTTTCGATTCCCATCATAGCTACACCCGAAGACGAACCGATAATAAAAATACTGCCTCCCGTCCCCGCCGTATAGGCAATTAAGAGCCAAAATGGGGCATCCACAGGAAATGTTTTTAAATCATACATTCCGATGGAAGCCGCCACCAAAGGAACGTTATCGATAATAGCCGATAAGACTCCGATGGCACCGGCAATCACCGATGGATTTTTTGTAAAATGATCGAGTCCGACGGATAATCTTTCTAAAACTCCTACGGATTCAAGGGAATTAACGGCGAGTAAAATTCCAAGGAAAAATAAAATAGCCGAAACATCAATCTTTGTTAAAATAGAAGGAATGGTTAAATGCTGGCGACTTTCATGGCGATGATGGAGTCGATCCGTCACAAGCCACAAGACGGATAAAGCCATAATCATGCCCATAAAAGGGGGCAATCCCGTAACGGCTTTAATAATCGGAACCGAAATCAAACCCATCAATCCTAAAACAAAGACAAGTGTTCCGCCATGTTCTTTTTCTTCTTTCTGTATATATTCCTCTTGTGATGTGAACTCCCCCTTCATTGAAAATGAATAAATCATGAGAGGGATCAACATACACACTAAAGAAGGGAGGAATACATCCCGCATGACGGCGAGTGTGGTGATTTGCCCATTAATCCAAAGCATCGTTGTCGTTACATCCCCAATTGGCGTCCAAGCACCTCCTGCGTTAGCTGCAATGATCACCATACAGTTGAGTATAAATCTCTCTTTTCTTTCGGGAACAATTTTTCTCAGGATAGACACCATCAAAATCGTCGTTGTCAAGTTGTCGAGCACTGCCGACAAAATAAACGCTAAAATGGATACAATCCATAAAAGACGCCGTCTTGATTTGGCATGGATCAGCTTAACAACAGCGCTAAATCCCTTATGGGAATCAATCAGCTCAACTAATGTCATTGCGCCGAGCAAGAAAAATAAAATTTGCGAAATATCACTTAAGTGAACGGCTAAGCTCGAAATATTGATTTCCATCGGAGCTTTGTTGAATAAAAATAAAAAGAGCCAACAAATGGCCCCCAACAACAAAGCAACACCCGATTTATTGATATTGATCTGGAATTCAAAAATAATTCCCAGATAACCCAAAATAAAAAGGCAAATAATAAGAAGATGAAGAGTTAGAATTTCCATTTTTTTGCGAATGTAAAGATTAAAAGACCCCATCATAAGGCATCCCTATTTTCGATACAACCCGGTATATTTAAACCAAAAAGGGGTTTTTTAGCCCTTTGTTGCATAATTCGATAAACTATCAGGTTATTGACCATAAGGACTTTAACAAACACAGAGAGCACAGAGTACACAGAGAAAAATCAAGAAAATGCACATTCCGCTACCTCTGTGAGCTCTGTGCTCTCTGTGGTAAAAACTAATAATGAGCATGTTAGATAAAAATGAATTATGCAACAACGCCGTTTTTTAGCCCTTTTTGGTTTAAATAATCCCCGCAAAGGCTACATCGTGCATCGTAATCAAGCCGATTAATCTTTTCTCATAGATGACAGGCAGCATCATGACTCTGTGCTCGGGATCGCTTTGCATGATTTGTATGGCTTCAGTGACAAGGGCTGTTTTTTGAATTGTTTTGCACTTTGAGGTCATCAGAGCTTCTATAGGCATATCCAAGGCCTGTTTGCCATCCTTTTGCATAGCACGGCGCAAATCCCCATCCGTAAAAATCCCAAGAAAATGACCTCTTTCATCGACAATTAAAAGGCATCCGCATCGTTTATTTGTCAAAATCACTAAAACATCACTTAATTTTTCATCCGGCTTGACAATAGGCAGTTGCTCTCTCTTGAGCATGACATTTTCCACACGAAATGTCGCCCTTTTCCCAATCGTACCCGCAGGATGATTCAAAGCATAAGCATTGAGTGAAAACTCTCTTTTTTTCATTAACGCAACAGCTAAAATATCCCCAAACAGCAACTGGACGGATGTCGATGTGGTAGGCGCTAAATCGAAGGGACACAGCTCTTTTTCAATGGGGAGTTGCATGACAAAATCGCACAGGGGGGCCAGTGTTGCCTTCTCATTGCAAAACCACCCCATCACTCTTATTTCTCGTTGCTTGACGATCCGAATGAGCTCTTCAATTTCTTTAGTATGCCCGCTCTTGCTCAATACCACCAAAAGATCAGACGCCTCAATCATACCGATATCGCCATGAAGCGCATCAACGGCAGAAAGGGAAAGGGCCCTTGTCCCTGTGGAAGCCATTGTTTTGGCAATTTTATCGGCAATGATCCCACTTTTACCAATCCCGCTAAAAACGACCTTTCCCCTACAAGAAAGCACCTCCTCGAGGATGGACTCAGCCCTCTGTATATCAACCTGCTGAAAGAAAAAATCGAGCTGCTCTTTTTGCTGCAAAAAGAGCTCACTCAACAAACTTGTCATGAGAAATGGTGTTGCCAAATGATTAACCGGTCAATGAATAAGTTGGAAAATATAAATGATATTCGATACATATACACAAGTAAACCCAAAAATAGATAAGAGTATGGATATGATGCAAAAAATCCCCGTCGCAGTCGCTAGAGGAAACGGAATCGGCCCGGAAATTATGGATGCCACGCTTGCGATTTTAAAACAGGCAAAAGCCCCCCTTGCGATCCATCCTGTTGAAATTGGCGAAGAAGTTTATTTGCGCGGAATTAATACGGGAATCGAACCCAAAACTTGGGATCTCATCCGCTCTTGTCAGGCTTTTCTTAAAGCCCCCATTACAACACCGCAAGGCGGTGGTTTTAAAAGCTTAAACGTCACATGCCGCACGACACTGGGACTTTATGCCAATGTGCGCCCCTGCGTGGCCTACACCCCCTTTGTCGCCTCAAAACATCCGGGTATGGATGTGGTCATTATTCGAGAAAATGAAGAGGATCTGTACTGTGGCATTGAATACCGCCATACATTAGAAACACAACAATCGATCAAACTCATTTCAAAACCCGGGTCTGAAAAAATCATCCGTTTTGCCTTTGAATACGCTCTTGCACATAAACGCAAAAAGGTCACTTGTTTTACTAAAGATAACATCCTGAAAATCACGGATGGTCATTTTCACAACTTATTCGATCAAATAGCTACGGAATATCCCTCAATTGAAAGTGAGCACTGGATCATCGATATCGGAGCTGCAAAACTCGCCGATACGCCGGAGGCCTTTGATGTGATTGTCACGCCCAATCTGTATGGAGATATTATCTCCGATATCGCAGCTCAAATTTCAGGCTCCGTCGGCCTTGTGGGGACCGCTAATATTGGTGAATTCGGCGCCATGTTCGAAGCTATTCACGGATCGGCGCCAAGACGTGCCAATCAAAATGTCGCTAACCCCTCGGCAATGATCAAAGCCTCCGTTTTAATGCTCGAATATCTAGATTTGCCCGAATTTGCCGTTATGATTGAAAATGCCTGGCTCAAAACGATTGAAGACGGGATCCACACCTATGATATTTATGACAGCGCAAAAAGCACTCAAAAAGTGGGAACAAAAGAATTTGGCGAAGCAGTCTGTGAGCGTCTCGGTAAAAACCCCGAGCACCTACCGGCAGCAAAACAACATGCCAAAGTCCATGCTCCGCTCATCAAAGCCAATCAAGACACGACAACAAAGCGCGAACTGATTGGTGCCGATCTCTATATTTATGCCCCTGTGACGGCTGAGATGTTTCTCAAGCAGATACTCGCTATCGATTTGAAAAAATTTGAAATTAAAATGATCTCAAATCGAGGAACGACCATTTATCCCGAAGGACAACCCGAAACCTATTGCATCGATGAGTGGAGAGTACGCATTAGGCAAAAAGAAAATGAGCATGCATTTACTTTGGCTCACACTATTCAAATTTTAGAACTTTTAAAAGAAGCACAAATCGATGTCGTAGAGCTACACCACCTTTACAACTTTGATGGCTCACCCGGCTATTCCTCAGCTAACTATTGAGATAGAATGCATTACATCACGACACTTTTATTTCTTTGTATATCGACCTCTCTCATTGCCGTCTCAGACCCTATTTACTCCCCTAAAATGGATCTTACTTTAACACTTCTTGAACTTGCCACAATTGAAACATCCCCCACTCAGCCTCAAAATGCTGAAGATTGGTATGAACTTGCCCTTCAACAAATTAAAAAAAAAGAATTCTCAAAGGCGAGAGAGAGCCTAAATCACGCTTTGCACCTCCAACCCGATTTTTTTGAGGCTCAACTTCAACTCGCTCTCATTGATATGTGGGAAAATCAGAACGAGAGGGCAGCAAAGCAATTATGGCATATTTTAAACGAATATCCCTGTGATCGGCGCGCTTTGCAAGCCCTCGAAGATATTGCGCTCAAATGGACCAATCTACCCGACAAACAAAAACAAGCCATCGCCATTTATCGCTATGCAAATCGCTGCGATCCGGACAACCCCGACCTTCTTTTTTATTTAGGACGCCTTACTTCACGCGCCGGCGAATGGAAAGAAGCCAAACAGCTGCTCAAAGCGTGTTTGAATCTCGCTCCCGAATATGAAGATGCCGCCATCCAACTCGCGCGCATTTATATTTGGCAAAAAAACTATGTTGAGGCACGTCACGTATTAAAACCCTTTCCCTACAGCGCAGAAGCAAATATATTGCTCGGACAAATTGCGATGCGCGAGGGAAACCCGCGCGAAGCCACGGGATACTATCGACAATCATTAAAAAAGAATCCCCATAATCGCACAGCTCATCGAGGGCTTGGCCACTCCCTCGCCGCCCAAATGTTTTATACTGATGCACATCAAGAATTTAGCTACATCGTCGATGATGATCCCAACACGGAAGAAAATTGGATTCCCCTTTTCAATATTAAAGAACATACGCATTTTAGTGCTTTTCTCGAATCCAATTACACCAAAGCGAAAGAAAACGATCCCTCTCTTCAACAACCCGTTGTCAAAGATTATTATTTCTATAATGCCCTCCATTTAATGATCCCGATTGCCGATCCGGTGCGATTAGAGATCACCCCTATTTACTACAATC is a window of Simkaniaceae bacterium DNA encoding:
- the nhaD gene encoding sodium:proton antiporter NhaD; translated protein: MEILTLHLLIICLFILGYLGIIFEFQININKSGVALLLGAICWLFLFLFNKAPMEINISSLAVHLSDISQILFFLLGAMTLVELIDSHKGFSAVVKLIHAKSRRRLLWIVSILAFILSAVLDNLTTTILMVSILRKIVPERKERFILNCMVIIAANAGGAWTPIGDVTTTMLWINGQITTLAVMRDVFLPSLVCMLIPLMIYSFSMKGEFTSQEEYIQKEEKEHGGTLVFVLGLMGLISVPIIKAVTGLPPFMGMIMALSVLWLVTDRLHHRHESRQHLTIPSILTKIDVSAILFFLGILLAVNSLESVGVLERLSVGLDHFTKNPSVIAGAIGVLSAIIDNVPLVAASIGMYDLKTFPVDAPFWLLIAYTAGTGGSIFIIGSSSGVAMMGIEKMDFIQYMKKATIPAFLGYLGGIAIFLAMKNF
- a CDS encoding KpsF/GutQ family sugar-phosphate isomerase, whose amino-acid sequence is MLSELFLQQKEQLDFFFQQVDIQRAESILEEVLSCRGKVVFSGIGKSGIIADKIAKTMASTGTRALSLSAVDALHGDIGMIEASDLLVVLSKSGHTKEIEELIRIVKQREIRVMGWFCNEKATLAPLCDFVMQLPIEKELCPFDLAPTTSTSVQLLFGDILAVALMKKREFSLNAYALNHPAGTIGKRATFRVENVMLKREQLPIVKPDEKLSDVLVILTNKRCGCLLIVDERGHFLGIFTDGDLRRAMQKDGKQALDMPIEALMTSKCKTIQKTALVTEAIQIMQSDPEHRVMMLPVIYEKRLIGLITMHDVAFAGII
- a CDS encoding NADP-dependent isocitrate dehydrogenase, encoding MDMMQKIPVAVARGNGIGPEIMDATLAILKQAKAPLAIHPVEIGEEVYLRGINTGIEPKTWDLIRSCQAFLKAPITTPQGGGFKSLNVTCRTTLGLYANVRPCVAYTPFVASKHPGMDVVIIRENEEDLYCGIEYRHTLETQQSIKLISKPGSEKIIRFAFEYALAHKRKKVTCFTKDNILKITDGHFHNLFDQIATEYPSIESEHWIIDIGAAKLADTPEAFDVIVTPNLYGDIISDIAAQISGSVGLVGTANIGEFGAMFEAIHGSAPRRANQNVANPSAMIKASVLMLEYLDLPEFAVMIENAWLKTIEDGIHTYDIYDSAKSTQKVGTKEFGEAVCERLGKNPEHLPAAKQHAKVHAPLIKANQDTTTKRELIGADLYIYAPVTAEMFLKQILAIDLKKFEIKMISNRGTTIYPEGQPETYCIDEWRVRIRQKENEHAFTLAHTIQILELLKEAQIDVVELHHLYNFDGSPGYSSANY
- a CDS encoding tetratricopeptide repeat protein, translating into MHYITTLLFLCISTSLIAVSDPIYSPKMDLTLTLLELATIETSPTQPQNAEDWYELALQQIKKKEFSKARESLNHALHLQPDFFEAQLQLALIDMWENQNERAAKQLWHILNEYPCDRRALQALEDIALKWTNLPDKQKQAIAIYRYANRCDPDNPDLLFYLGRLTSRAGEWKEAKQLLKACLNLAPEYEDAAIQLARIYIWQKNYVEARHVLKPFPYSAEANILLGQIAMREGNPREATGYYRQSLKKNPHNRTAHRGLGHSLAAQMFYTDAHQEFSYIVDDDPNTEENWIPLFNIKEHTHFSAFLESNYTKAKENDPSLQQPVVKDYYFYNALHLMIPIADPVRLEITPIYYNQKEKDIYPPIGTNYDVDIAGGQITSSVFFPNGWQWNLFAREIRAWGVGTEFYPFQKTTRFEPGTNISYHSDRQLFVMDAHVESFIIKNFSNMTSELLRTDFLSATYRYRVASPLRPEIGATITHVIIHDNLNNWENTELVEGLIGLPKLAQYITAIYRFEHGHFHKLNINYYSFKQQYRNTLGLDVHMDIKARARIALIYEHQWQMTHNLFQPIGNDVFIADRQFLTANKITGQFSYRYKDMWRFNLESHYFRDTLPYRDLNFKGSLLIYF